From Actinomyces procaprae:
ATGGCTGGCCACCCAGATCCTGGAGGACTCCGCGGGCGACCACGACTGGCGGCTGACCGCCCTGGTGGACCTGGCCGAATGCGACCAGGCCGGTGCCGCCGTCGTGCACCTGCTGAAGGTCGGCCCGCAGAACTGAGCGCCGCCGGCTGCCAGGCGGCACCGGACGCTCAGGAGGCCCTCCGCCGGCCGGCTCGGGTGAGCGGCTTGGTGAAGTGGACGAGCTGGTAGGAACCTGCGGTCGTTCTCCCAGCCTCGCGGTAGCCGAGCCGCTCGTAGAGTCGGATGTTGGCGGCGCTGTGCTCGCCGGTGAACAGCCGTATCTCACGCGCATCCGGGAAGACCGCCTCGGCATGGCGCAGCAGGAGGGTGCCCAGGCCCTGTCCCTGGCGGTCGGGAGCGACGATGAGGCGCCCGAGTTCAACCGCGTCGCCTTTGTGGCGCAGGCGCATGGCCGCGATGAGACGGCCGCGCTCGCTGATACCGCGCGCCGTGACGGCGGGGTCGGAGAGCTCCTCCTGCAGCTCGACCAGGGTCTGTGTCAGGGGCGGGAGACCGAAGTCGCTGTGTGCCGTGGCCTCGGTGATGTAGGCGGCCCGTTGCAATGTCAGGATTTCGCCCGCGTCCTGCAAGCCGAGCCCTATGATGGTCGGCGCATGCTCGTACTCGGGGGCGGAGGTGCGGGTGCTGTTCATGCCCCCAGCCTTCCACGTATGGGCGACTCTCCACGTTCCTGTGGCAGACAGGGCCGCGCCGCCCGAGGCGACTACAACAGGCGGGGTGGCTCAGATGATGCCGCGGCCGGGCACGATCTGCTTGCCGAAGGGGAAGCAGGTCACCGGGATCATCTTCAGGTTGGCGACGGCCAGCGGGATGCCGACGATGGTGACGGCCTGCGCGGCCGCCGTGGTGATGTGCCCGATGGCGAGCCAGATCCCGGCGACGAGGAACCAAATGACGTTGGACAGCCCGCTCATCACTCCCGCACTCGGCGTCTCCACCACCTGTCTGCCGAAGGGCCACAGGGCGTAGGAGGCGATGCGGAAGGAGGCGATGCCTGCGGGGATCGTCACGATTAGCAGGCAGGCGATGATGCCGAAGAATATGTACCCCAGCCACAGCCAGAATCCACCGAAGACCACCCAGATGATGTTGAGCAGTGTGCGCATGCGCCCATGTCTACCCGAGGCCCGCCGCCGGTACCTCATCCTCACGCAGGAGACGACCCTGATTCATCCCTGACCCGTGCCCGCCGGAGCCCGTCCGGTGCTACCCCAGTAGCGCCGCGCCGATGATCCCGCACATGCCGGCCCATGTCAGGGAGGCGAGCGTGCCGATGATGAACCGTTCCGTCGACCCGGGGTTGTCCTTCAGATCCGCCCAGCGCCCAAGCCCCTTGACCGCAACGACCACGGCAATCAGCGTCGCATGCCCGGACAGGAGGGCACCCGTCGTCGCCAGGCGCTCAAGCACTCCGATCCAGGTGCCACCGCGAAGAACCGGGGACTCGGAGGCGTCGTCTCGCGGAGACAAGACCGGCGCAGTCGAACCTGCGGGCGTAGGTTCCCGTGACGGCGGCAGCTCGGGCACGCGCGCCCAGCGCAAGACCAGTGCGACGATCCCCCAACCACCGAAAACGGACAGAAGGGAGCAGGAAAGAACTACAACCGCGCTCACCAGGGCCTGAGTCATACGTCATCCACCATATCAACCGACGTCCCCAGCCCCACTGACAGCCGGTGCGCCCGGTCGAGGAGCCGCTCAATGGCCGGCACGGCGGCAACTTCCTCGTCGTAGTGCGATGAGACCCGATGCTTGGAGACGGCCTGGCCGCTCACCCCCAGCCGCTTCGCCGCGTCCTTGCCGCTGAGCCCGGTGTCGAGAAGGGCCACGGCCGAGCGCTGAGCCCTGGTGCGGGAACCGATCAGCACGCCGAGAAGCCGCAGCACCGCCTCGGCGTCGGCCGTCGCCGTACGTGCCTCCCGATCGGCGACGCCGGTTCGGACTGCGAGCGACACACGAGACGATTTGGACTCCTCCACCGCTTGCCGTGCGGCGATGAATGCCGCTCCGCCTCCCGAGCGAGACCCGTGCTCACCTAGCGCACCAGTACCGATCCCCAAACCTATGTGCCATCCGCCGGCCGCCAAGAGGCGGCGCACACACACAACGGCCGCGGCCGCGTCCTCGAGCACCCCCTGTGCCTCGTCTCCGACTGTCCGCTCGAAGGGAGCCAGCGCAGGGACGTCAGCGAGCAAGCGGATCAGGTCCGGGATTTCATCCGCGCCCGCTCGGCTCGCAACCTGGTCCACTGTGAGCACGTACATGCCTACATGCTCCCATCAGCATCCCCAAAAAACAACCATTTTCGGTTGATTCGACCTCAGTCAACCCCACACGGTTGATTACCGTCGGGCCGTGGTCCGCGAGCCGCCCGCGCGGCAGCGCCAGCCCTACCAGAAGACACGCTGGGCGATGGCGTCGGCGAAGTTGTCCAGGGCGGCCGGCGCAGAACCGAGGTAGAGGCCGGCGTCGATGAGGGACACCTCCATCAGGTAGAAGCCGCCCTGCCCGTCACCGACGACGTCGACCCGGTTGAACAGCAACTGCATGTCCCGGCCCGAGCGCTCCTTGATGATGGTGTGGATGGCCTTGCGGACCTTCTCACCCCACAGCCACTCCTGCTCACTGGGCTCACGGGCGGTGACGATCTCCTCATGCACCTCATCCACCGACCGGAAGGAGGGGTGCAGCATGGGTGCCTTCTCCACCGCGTGGGACAGCACGCCGTTGAAGTACACCAGGGACAGCTCACCCTTGCGGTCGACCTCCTCCAGGTAGCGCTGCACCATGACGCTGCGGCCGCGGCCGAGGTGGTGCATGGTGTCATTGATGGCGTCGGCACGGGACTTGGCGTCCGTGGCGGTATAGCGGCCGGTACCGCGCCCGCCTGAGGAGATGGCCGGCTTGACCACGAAGTCGCCGTGCGCAGGGAAACGGGTGTGCACCTGGTGCTTGGAGTAGCCGGCGGACGGCTCCAGCCAAGTCGTGGGGATCACCGGCACACCCAACTCGGCCATGCGCTTGAGGTAGTGCTTGTCGGAGTTCCAGTCGACGACGTCGGCATGGTTGATGAGCCGCCTGATCGAGTGCGCCCAGGACAGGAAGTCCGCGTAGTTGCGGTTCTTGGCGTAGTCACGCACCGAGCGCAGGACCACCACGCCGGCATCCTCCCAGTTCACGTCCGGGTCATTCCACACCGCCACCCGCGGCTCGATACCGCGCTCACGCAGCGCATCGGGCAGCCCGCGGTCATCCTCATCGAGGTCCGCATAGTCGGCTGAGGTCGCCAGAGTCACAATCGGGGCGTTCACAGGCCATACGCTACCGCCCGCGGCTCCCCCACGAGTCCCGGTCGCGGCCCCGATCCAGCACAATGAGCCCATGCACGAACCCGACGCCACCTCAGCCCCCACCACCCGGCACCGCACCCTCTACCCGGCCATTGAGCCTTACGAGACCGGCCTGCTCGACGTCGGCGACGGCCAGCGCGTCTACTGGGAGGTCTGTGGGAACCCGGACGGGGTCCCGGCGGTGTTCGTGCACGGCGGCCCCGGCGGCGGCTGCTCCCCCGAGCACCGGCGCTGCTTCGACCCGGAGCGGTACCGGATCATCCTGTTCGACCAGCGCGGCTGCGGCCGCTCCCTCCCACACGCCTGGGAGCCGGAGGCGGACCTGAGTACGAACACCACCTGGCACCTGGTGGCGGACATGGAGCGACTGCGCGAGCACCTGGGGGTGGAGTCCTGGCTGGTGTTCGGCGGCTCCTGGGGGTCCACGCTGGCGCTGGCCTACGCGGAGCGGCACCCCGAGCACGTCTCCGCGCTCGTGCTGCGCGGCATATTCACGCTGCGCAAGCGCGAGCTGGACTGGTTCTACGAGGGCGCCGGCGCGGACATGATCTGGCCGGACGAGTGGGAGGCATACGTGGCCGCCGCCGGCGAGGACGTCACCCCGGGCGGCTTCATCGACCGCTACCACGAGCTCCTGACCGACCCCGACCCGGCGGTGCACGGCCCCGCCGCCCGCGCCTGGACCACCTGGGAGGCGGCCACCTCCACGCTGCTGCGCAACCAGGCCTACATCGACGAGGTGCAGGACCCGGCCTTCGCCGTCACCTTCGCACGCATCGAGAACCACTTCTTCCGCCACCGCGGCTGGATGGATGACGGGCAGCTCATCGCCGACGCGCACCTGCTCGCCGAGCACTCCATTCCGGGCGTCATCGTCCAGGGCCGCTACGACGTCGTCTGTCCGATGGGAACCGCCTGGGCCCTGCATCGGGCCTGGCCCCAGGCGCAGCTGCACGTCTCACCGGCGGCGGGCCACTCCTTCGCCGAGCCGGAGACCCTCTCCGCACTGATCCTGGCCTCCGATCACTTCGCAGACGTACTCTCTCCCGCCGGTGCTGGCGTCAGACACGGCCGCCAAGGCTGAGACTTCGCGCACACAATGGCGTTTTCAGTCGTTTCGAGTTGGACTTGGCCGGTTCGGTCGCGTAGAGTCCTACCTGTCGCCAGGCGGAACCGCCTGAACGACTCAGGCCTCCTTAGCTCAGTTGGTTAGAGCACCTGACTCTTAATCAGGGTGTCCAGGGTTCGAGTCCCTGAGGGGGTACCACGCAGAGCAGCACATAGCTGCGGCGCCGTTTCGGACAAGGTGAGCACTGTTCCCGCCACCGAGCTTGTCTGACCGGTCTTCCCCATCTCATTTTGGTCGTGGGAATGCCGTACCCGACCGCT
This genomic window contains:
- a CDS encoding GNAT family N-acetyltransferase; this translates as MNSTRTSAPEYEHAPTIIGLGLQDAGEILTLQRAAYITEATAHSDFGLPPLTQTLVELQEELSDPAVTARGISERGRLIAAMRLRHKGDAVELGRLIVAPDRQGQGLGTLLLRHAEAVFPDAREIRLFTGEHSAANIRLYERLGYREAGRTTAGSYQLVHFTKPLTRAGRRRAS
- a CDS encoding YccF domain-containing protein gives rise to the protein MRTLLNIIWVVFGGFWLWLGYIFFGIIACLLIVTIPAGIASFRIASYALWPFGRQVVETPSAGVMSGLSNVIWFLVAGIWLAIGHITTAAAQAVTIVGIPLAVANLKMIPVTCFPFGKQIVPGRGII
- a CDS encoding ATP-grasp domain-containing protein; this encodes MNAPIVTLATSADYADLDEDDRGLPDALRERGIEPRVAVWNDPDVNWEDAGVVVLRSVRDYAKNRNYADFLSWAHSIRRLINHADVVDWNSDKHYLKRMAELGVPVIPTTWLEPSAGYSKHQVHTRFPAHGDFVVKPAISSGGRGTGRYTATDAKSRADAINDTMHHLGRGRSVMVQRYLEEVDRKGELSLVYFNGVLSHAVEKAPMLHPSFRSVDEVHEEIVTAREPSEQEWLWGEKVRKAIHTIIKERSGRDMQLLFNRVDVVGDGQGGFYLMEVSLIDAGLYLGSAPAALDNFADAIAQRVFW
- the pip gene encoding prolyl aminopeptidase, with the protein product MHEPDATSAPTTRHRTLYPAIEPYETGLLDVGDGQRVYWEVCGNPDGVPAVFVHGGPGGGCSPEHRRCFDPERYRIILFDQRGCGRSLPHAWEPEADLSTNTTWHLVADMERLREHLGVESWLVFGGSWGSTLALAYAERHPEHVSALVLRGIFTLRKRELDWFYEGAGADMIWPDEWEAYVAAAGEDVTPGGFIDRYHELLTDPDPAVHGPAARAWTTWEAATSTLLRNQAYIDEVQDPAFAVTFARIENHFFRHRGWMDDGQLIADAHLLAEHSIPGVIVQGRYDVVCPMGTAWALHRAWPQAQLHVSPAAGHSFAEPETLSALILASDHFADVLSPAGAGVRHGRQG